The Chloroflexota bacterium genome includes the window AGCTGGCCGAGCGCAGCCAGCGCGAGACCAAGGCGATTGCCGACTTGATCCGCGAGGTCCAGGCCGGAACCAAGGACGCGGTCGCGGCGATGGAGCAGGGCTCGGTGAAGGTCGAGCAGGGCTCCGAGCGGGCGGACGAGGCCGGCCGTGCGCTGAGCGAGATCCTTCAGGCGGTGGAGTCCACCGTCGCCCAGGTGACGCAGATCGCGGCAGCGGCGCGCGAGATGGCGGCCGGCGCGCGGGGCGTCGTGGACGCGATGGGCAGCATCAGCGCGGTGGTCGAGGAGAACTCGGCGGCCACGGAAGAGATGGCGGCCCAGGCCGGCGCCGTGACCGGCTCCATCGAGAGCATCGCGGCCGTCTCTGAGGAGAACACGGCGGCGACGGAGGAAGTGTCGGCGTCGGCCGAGGAGATGTCGGCGCAGGTCGAAGAGATGAACGCCCAGGCCGAGGAGCTGGCGGCCACCGCCGAGCAGCTGAACCTGCTGGTGGCGCGCTTCCGCCTCGACGGCGGCGCGAATGCGTCCGTCGCTGCCCGCCGGCGCACCGCCAGCCCGCTCCGCCGCGCGAGCTAGATTGGAGAGGCCCTCACCCCCGACCCCTCTCCCTGTGCGCGGGAGAGGGGGGCGGATCATGACATCGTGCTCAACCTGCCGCCACCATCGCGAGTCAGAAGTCGTGATGCCAGCGACTCTCGTATCTCCCCTCTCCCGCGCACAGGGAGAGGGGTCGGGGGTGAGGGCCTTTCGTCCCCGTGCTCAGCTGCTCAGGTGCCGGGCCACCGCCGCGTCGTCAAGCACCAGGCCCAGACCAGGGCCGGTCGGCGGGGTGATGAACCCGTTCTTGACGACGATTGGCTCCACGAAGATCTCGCGGTGCAGCGGGCCGTCGTTGAACTCCTGAAGCATGAAGTTCGGCGAGCAGGTGTCCAACTGGATCGCTGCCGCCGCCGCGATCGGGCCGACGTACATGTGCGGCGCGATCAGGGCATGATGCGACTCGGCAATCGCCGCGATCTTCTTCGCTTCGAGGATGCCGCCGCACTGGCCGACGTCCACCTGGATGATGCCGGCCGCCTGCTTCTCCAGCAGGTTGGCGAAATCGTACTTGGTCGCGAGCCGCTCGCCGGCCGCGATGGGGATGCTGGTCTGGGCCGCCACGCGGGCCATCTCCTCGACCATCTCCGGCGGCACCGGCTCCTCAAACCAGATCGGCAGGTACTCCTCGAAGACCTTTGCCGCCCGGATGGCGCCGGCCGTGCTGAACTGGCTGTGCGTCCCGATGCCGATCTCCAGCTCGTCGCCCACCGCCTCACGGACCTGGCGGAAGATGCCGGCGGCATGCTTCAGTTCTTTGAGCGGGATATCTCGCGGGTACGGAAAGAGCGGCTGGAACGGATCGATCTTGCAGGCGGACCAGCCCTCTGACACCAGCTCGCGCGCGATGTCGGCGGCCTTCTCGGGCTGCTCCCAGACGCCTTCGGACGGCATGTAGGCGTACGCCCGCAACTGCTGATGGTACTGGCCGCCGAGCAGGTTATAGATCGGCTGGTTGGTGACCTTGCCGATGATGTCCCAGAGGGCGATCTCGATGGCCGACATCGCCGGCGTCCGGCTCATGCTCGGGTGGCGGTAGTCGTGTGGGGTCGAGAACATCCGCTGCCAGATCAGCTCGACGTTGAACGGGTTCTCGCCGATCACGAACTGGTCGCACAGCTCGTTGAGGAGCGCGATCTGCGAGCCGAGATCGGTGACGCCGCCGGTGACCCGCTCGCCCAGCCCGACGATGCCTTCGTCGGTGTGCAGCTTGATGAACAGCCACTTCCGGCCGCCACGGTACGGCGGCACGTTGTCCAACAGGAGTGTTTCGAGACGGGTAACGGTGACCATCGTTGTCCCTCCGCTGGTCGTGCCCGCGCTCCGTGGCGCTCGGTTTTGCTCTGACGCGGGCACGCTGCCGTCGCCAGCCCCGCGTGGGCGCGGGTCTACGGCAGGCTGCCGTCTCGCCTCAGCCGGTGTGGAACGACCGCGCCAGCGGGACGGCGGCGACATGGTAGCAGGGGGCCGGGCCTGGACGGCGGGATGGTCCCGTCGGACGTGCCGGGCGGCTCCGTCAGCTCGTGCGGGGCAGGTCGCCGATGAACAGCTCCAGCGCCAGCTCTGGCTCGGCCTCGCCGGTCTTGATGGCGTGGTCGGTCTTGAGCAGACGTCGCAGCGCCGTCTCCAACTGCTCGATGCGGTAGCCGCGCGCCTGTTGCTCCGTCTTCTGGGCCACGTACGGATGCACGCCCAGTTTGCTGGCCAGGGCCGGACCGCGCAGCCCCTGGTCGAGCATCTCCCGCGCCTGGATCAGCCGCCGGAGGCTGCCGGCGATCTGCGGGATGATGCCCTCGGACCGTTCGCCGCGCTGGAACAGCTGACGCAGGTGGGCCAGCGCCGTCCCTCGCTGTCCCTGCCCCACGGCGTCCAGCAGCCCAAAGATCGTCACGTCGGGGCTGGCTGAGAGCAGGGTCACGTCGTCCAGGGTGACCGGCTTCCCGTCGGCATAGGTCACCAGTTTGAGGATCTCGGTATCCAGCATGCCGAGATCCTCAGGGGCCAGCAGGGCGAGCTGGCGAATCGCTGCCGCCTCGATCCGGCCGTTGTGGTGTTTGGCCCGCTTCTCGATCCACTTGCCAAGCTCGCCGGGCTTGGGACGCTCGTAGCCGCGCACATGCGAGCGGCCGGCCGGCAGCATGCTCTCGACCTGGGCCTCGTCCACCTGATCCTCGACCAGCACCAGGGCCGTGCTCGGCGGCAGCTCCTGGAGCAGCCGCGCCAGCTCGGCGGCCGGCCCGTCGTCGCCCGTCGGCTCCGCGGCTTTCGCAGGCGTCTTGCGCGTGGTGCTGGCGCGGCTGGCACGCGGCTTCCGGACGGTGGCCTTGCCCTTGCCGCCGACGCGGCCGAGCAGCCCTTCGACCACCACCAGCCGCCGGTCCCCCATGAACGGCAGGGCGTCAGCTACGGCTCGTACGTCGCGCACGCGCACGTCGTCCCCGCTCAAGATCGAGAGGTTGTACTCGCCAAACGGCTCGGCAAGCATCCGACGCTTCAGGCCGCGCACCTGCTCGTCGCGGGTGAAGCGGTCATTGCCCCAGAGGACGTAGATCAGCTGCGGTCTGGCTGCGGTGGACATGCTCACTCAGGGGATGGCGCGCCGACGACGCGGTGTGCGTGCGTGTAGACGTTCATGCTGCTGGAGCGAATATAGCCGATCACGGTCAGCCCGAGGTGCTCGCCGAGGGTGATGGCCATGCCGGTCGGCGACGTCCGTGAGCCGACCAGCGGCACGCCCATCAGCGCCGCTTTGAGGAGCATCTCGGACGAGATCCGCCCGCTCGACACGATCATCGTGCCGCGTGTGGGAAGATCGCGCAGCAGGGCCTCGCCGCGCAGCTTGTCGAGCGTGTTGTGCCGCCCGATGTCCTCGCCCACGGCCAGGATGCCGGCTTCTGGGTGGACTGGCGAGGCCGGGTCGATCAGCACCGAGGTGTGGACGCCGCCGGACTGGTTGTAGAGGGTGGCATGGTCGTACAGCTGTCGGAGCGCGACGTAGACACGGGCCGGCTCGACGCGCACGCGGTCGGGCGGCAGGCGCAGGGAGTCGATCTCCTCCAGGTAGGCGCCAAAGCTGACGCCGCCGGTGCAGCCCGACGTGACGATGCGGCGGGTCGGCAGGGGTGGCGCCGGCCGGGCCAGCCGAACCTCGGCCAGCCCGTCGGGCAGGCAGACGCGCAGGGCGGCCACGTCGTCCGATGAGTCGATGATGCCCTCGTGGTAGAGGAAGCCGAGCACCAGCGCATTGACCCGGTGCGGCGAGCACATCAGCTCGACCAGCTCGACGCCGTCAACCTCGATCCGCAACCGCATCTCCGCGATGACCGGCTCCTGGACGTGCTGGCCAGCGTCGGATCGGAAGCGGACGTAGCGGCGGGCGACGACGGGCCGCAGCCGGGCGATGGTCTCACCCGCCACCTCGTCCCGGACAGCCTCATCTCCCGACCCGCTGCGCGGCGCGACGACCGGCTTCGCCGGCATCGTCTCCGCGCCGGCGCGGGAGATGTCGTCGTCGTGGCCCTCGGGCAGGCTGGCGCGTGGCCCGGGCGACGTGCTGGGCGGGCGCTGGTCAATCATCGTCGTGATCCTCGCCGGCGAGGTCGGCGTGCTCCAGGCGTCGAGGCGGGGCGGCAGATCGCTGGAAGCCGGCCGCGAGCGCGTCGCGGTCCAGCGTCCAGGTCGCAAGGTCGTCCGCGAGCAATCTGGCCAGCGCAGCGGGACGCGGAGCGGCTGCCACCTTCAGGTACGCGCGACACGCCGAACACCCGAGCACACTCCACGCGCCTGCTCCGTCGAACTCCTGCGCGGCGATCACTGACAGCTCGCCGCCAGAACAGGCTGGACAGACTGGCAAGGAGCATGCCCAGGCGGCGGCGCAGCGGCCACAGCGTAGGTGGGCATGCTCGTCGTCGGTGTCGGGGTGAACGGCGTCAGCTTCGGCGTCGGGGTGAACGGCGCCAGCTTCGGCGTCGGGGTGAACGGCGCCAGCTTCGGCGTCGGCGTGAGCGGCATCAGCTTCGGCGAACAGCGGCCGGGCGCCGCAGATCGGACACCAGCCGTGCCGCCACGGTCCGAGACGCAGCGCCGGCCGCAGGCGCTCGGCCACGGCCGCGAGCAGCGGGCGTGCCGCGAGATCCGCCAGGGTGCTGACCAGCGGCTCGAACAGTCCGGCCGCCTGGGCCAGCGCCGCGAGGTGATCCCCGTGGTGCACGATCGCTTCGCCGATCACCTGTTCGGCGTGGATCCGATGGGTGCGGGCGGCGGTCAGGATCGCTTCGGCGGCTGGCTGGGCGGCCTCGTCGGCCAGCATGGCGACGGTCAGCCGCTCGAACAGGCTGAGCGTGGTGGGCGAGATCGGCAGGTTCAGCCCGTCGAGGAGCGGCGTGCCGTTCGCCAGCCGCGCACGCACGAGGACGGCCGGCAGCCGCGGCTCGGGAACGACGACCTCGCCACGGTCCAGCAGCTGGATCAGCGTGCCGCGCAGACGGATCTCGTCGCGCAGTGACGGATCGGCCTGCTCCGTCAGGGCGGCAATACGGGCGCGCAGGCTGCTCTCCAACTCGCTCGTCTCCCCGGTGCGGCTCCGATGCGACCACACCTGTCGCGCAGGCCAGCCGGCGCGTCGCGGCCGGACGCTGGTATGGCGCATGGTACCAGCAGTTGCGTGCTGAGCACGCTCGCACGCACGGGATGTGCCCAGACTGCCGTCCCACAGTGCAACAATCGTGACGTGTGCGGCGTCTCACCTGTAGGAGCGGACACGATCTCGGATGGCCGAGCCCTTACCAGAGACGATTCGACGCGCCCAGGCGGGTGACCAGCAGGCGATTGCCCAACTGGTGGCCGAGCAGCAGCGTTACGTGTACAGCATCGCCATGACGATTACGAAAGACCCAACCGACGCCGCCGATCTGACCCAGGACGCCCTGATCCGCCTGATCCGGGCCATCGGGTCATACCGTGGTGAGACGAAGCTGTCAACCTGGCTGTACCGGCTGGTCGTCAACCTCGGCATCGACCGGCTGCGGCGGCGCGGCGCACCACCGATCCGCCTGGATGGCGAGGAGTCGGATTTCGACGTGGCGAGCGACCTTCCGGGCGACGACGTGGCCGGGGCGGCCGAGCGGATGGAGACGGCGCAGGCCGTGCGGATGGCCCTGGCGCAGCTGCCCGACGCTCAGCGGCTGGCGCTGACGTTACACTACTTCGAGGATCTCCGCTACGAGGACATCGCGGACGTGATGGGTGTGCCGGTCAACACGGTGAAAAGCCACATTCGGCGTGGCAAGGAGCGGCTGGCGTTGCTGCTGCGGGCATCGCTCGGTCCGGCCGGGCTGGAGCCGTCGCGGGGAGGGCTGGGATGATCGACCCGGGCCGCGTTCAGGAGCGCGAGCCGTGGGAGCGCGAGCCGTGGGTTCGTGAGCTCGACGCGCTGGTTCGACCGGCGCTGCTGGCCGAGCCGCCGCCGGCGGTGCAGCAGTCGATCCTCGCCGCCGTCCTGCTGGCCGCCGCCGCCCAGCCGACGCCGGTCCCCGTCGCTGCGCCGCAGCCGGCCGACGTTCCTGGCCGGCCGCTGCCGCTGCTGGCGTATCTCCTGCTGGCCGCCGTGCTGGTGGCCTACGTCGCCGGCGTGTCCTGGCTTCAGGGGCTGTTCGGCAACGTCACCTGGCTCTCGATCCTGGCCGGGCAACTGCTGACCATCTCGGATCTGGTGTTCGGCCGGCCGGACACGGGAGAGCCGTTGACGCTGGCCTGGCAGCTTTTCGTGCGCGCGCCGTGGCTGGCGCTGCTGCCGGTCGCGTGGCTGCTCTGGGACCGCGACCGCGCCACCGCGCCGACGGCCTGACCGGATGCTCGGGGTACTGGAGAGCACGCAGCACGTCGTCAGTCGGGCGCGCGCCGTCCGCATCGACCAGGAGGCCGTCGAGCGGCTCGCGGCCCGTCTGGCTGACCGTGGCGTTGAGGCGCCGGAGTGGCGCGTCTGGCCGCACTGGTGGGAGGACTCCGACCGCGCAGCGAACTACGTGCTGGTGCTGGATGCGCTGAACTTCTGCTTCTGGGCCGCCCCCGGCGAGCCGCGCTGGCGGGTCCAGTTCGAAGGACAGACGCTTGACGGCTACTGGGCGCTGGCGGCCTGCCTGCGGCGGGCGCTCGACGCGGGGACGCCGCTGCTGGACCCGGACTACCTGGCCGACATCGACGAGGTCGAGGTGCGCCGCCTGTTTGCCGGCGAGGCCGAGGTTCCGCTGCTGGCGGCGCGCGTCGCCAACCTCCGGGAGGTCGGACAGGGGTTGCGCGCGACCGGCGGCTCGTTCGCGGCGGTGGCGCGGGCGGCCGGCGGCAGCGGCGAGGCGCTGGTGGCCGAGGTGGTGCGCCGCTTCCCCTCGTTTGACGACGTTGCGCGGTACGACGGTCAGCGGATCGTGTTTCACAAGCGCGCGCAGATCCTGATCGGCGATCTGCACGGGATCTACGGCGGTCACGGCCTCGGAGCGTTCTCGGACCTTGCCCGGCTGACGGCGTTTGCGGACTAC containing:
- the fdhE gene encoding formate dehydrogenase accessory protein FdhE, giving the protein MESSLRARIAALTEQADPSLRDEIRLRGTLIQLLDRGEVVVPEPRLPAVLVRARLANGTPLLDGLNLPISPTTLSLFERLTVAMLADEAAQPAAEAILTAARTHRIHAEQVIGEAIVHHGDHLAALAQAAGLFEPLVSTLADLAARPLLAAVAERLRPALRLGPWRHGWCPICGARPLFAEADAAHADAEAGAVHPDAEAGAVHPDAEADAVHPDTDDEHAHLRCGRCAAAWACSLPVCPACSGGELSVIAAQEFDGAGAWSVLGCSACRAYLKVAAAPRPAALARLLADDLATWTLDRDALAAGFQRSAAPPRRLEHADLAGEDHDDD
- a CDS encoding mandelate racemase/muconate lactonizing enzyme family protein, translated to MVTVTRLETLLLDNVPPYRGGRKWLFIKLHTDEGIVGLGERVTGGVTDLGSQIALLNELCDQFVIGENPFNVELIWQRMFSTPHDYRHPSMSRTPAMSAIEIALWDIIGKVTNQPIYNLLGGQYHQQLRAYAYMPSEGVWEQPEKAADIARELVSEGWSACKIDPFQPLFPYPRDIPLKELKHAAGIFRQVREAVGDELEIGIGTHSQFSTAGAIRAAKVFEEYLPIWFEEPVPPEMVEEMARVAAQTSIPIAAGERLATKYDFANLLEKQAAGIIQVDVGQCGGILEAKKIAAIAESHHALIAPHMYVGPIAAAAAIQLDTCSPNFMLQEFNDGPLHREIFVEPIVVKNGFITPPTGPGLGLVLDDAAVARHLSS
- the fdhD gene encoding formate dehydrogenase accessory sulfurtransferase FdhD, which translates into the protein MIDQRPPSTSPGPRASLPEGHDDDISRAGAETMPAKPVVAPRSGSGDEAVRDEVAGETIARLRPVVARRYVRFRSDAGQHVQEPVIAEMRLRIEVDGVELVELMCSPHRVNALVLGFLYHEGIIDSSDDVAALRVCLPDGLAEVRLARPAPPLPTRRIVTSGCTGGVSFGAYLEEIDSLRLPPDRVRVEPARVYVALRQLYDHATLYNQSGGVHTSVLIDPASPVHPEAGILAVGEDIGRHNTLDKLRGEALLRDLPTRGTMIVSSGRISSEMLLKAALMGVPLVGSRTSPTGMAITLGEHLGLTVIGYIRSSSMNVYTHAHRVVGAPSPE
- the holA gene encoding DNA polymerase III subunit delta; the encoded protein is MSTAARPQLIYVLWGNDRFTRDEQVRGLKRRMLAEPFGEYNLSILSGDDVRVRDVRAVADALPFMGDRRLVVVEGLLGRVGGKGKATVRKPRASRASTTRKTPAKAAEPTGDDGPAAELARLLQELPPSTALVLVEDQVDEAQVESMLPAGRSHVRGYERPKPGELGKWIEKRAKHHNGRIEAAAIRQLALLAPEDLGMLDTEILKLVTYADGKPVTLDDVTLLSASPDVTIFGLLDAVGQGQRGTALAHLRQLFQRGERSEGIIPQIAGSLRRLIQAREMLDQGLRGPALASKLGVHPYVAQKTEQQARGYRIEQLETALRRLLKTDHAIKTGEAEPELALELFIGDLPRTS
- a CDS encoding queuosine salvage family protein; the protein is MLGVLESTQHVVSRARAVRIDQEAVERLAARLADRGVEAPEWRVWPHWWEDSDRAANYVLVLDALNFCFWAAPGEPRWRVQFEGQTLDGYWALAACLRRALDAGTPLLDPDYLADIDEVEVRRLFAGEAEVPLLAARVANLREVGQGLRATGGSFAAVARAAGGSGEALVAEVVRRFPSFDDVARYDGQRIVFHKRAQILIGDLHGIYGGHGLGAFSDLARLTAFADYKIPQVLREAGILIYAPDLAATVERQALIPPGDPREVEIRAATIWGCERLRLALAERRAGPPLQAFEVDWLLWSDAQGRSISQPYHRTRTIYY
- a CDS encoding sigma-70 family RNA polymerase sigma factor is translated as MAEPLPETIRRAQAGDQQAIAQLVAEQQRYVYSIAMTITKDPTDAADLTQDALIRLIRAIGSYRGETKLSTWLYRLVVNLGIDRLRRRGAPPIRLDGEESDFDVASDLPGDDVAGAAERMETAQAVRMALAQLPDAQRLALTLHYFEDLRYEDIADVMGVPVNTVKSHIRRGKERLALLLRASLGPAGLEPSRGGLG